One genomic segment of Mycolicibacterium chubuense NBB4 includes these proteins:
- a CDS encoding alcohol dehydrogenase catalytic domain-containing protein: MRAAMFYGPGELRLEDVRSTEPAPGEVLVEVRAAATCGTDLKSFRRGHPKLFPTLPSRFGHEFAGVVTAVGDGVDRFAVGDRVTAANTVPCGHCWACIRNRESLCENLEFLNGAFAEEVVIPAAIVARNTYQLPDDLDFADAAPLEPLATVVHGMAETGIELGDTVVVHGAGPIGLMFVRLATLRGANVISVDQSPWRLQQALLAGAVETVDLSEVSDFENRVAVIKRRTPHGRGADVGIEAVGLPQVWEQTVRTLRPGATAVLFGGTPKGAPFSVDSSAMHYEEYTLKGVFHHTPNYVRTAVELLSSRKVDGSMLVTERRPLEALVPSLEDMAAGRGSKYILEP, translated from the coding sequence ATGAGAGCGGCGATGTTCTACGGCCCCGGCGAATTACGGCTGGAGGACGTCAGATCGACCGAGCCGGCACCCGGGGAGGTGCTGGTCGAGGTCCGCGCGGCCGCGACGTGCGGCACGGACCTCAAGTCGTTCCGCCGCGGCCACCCGAAACTCTTCCCGACCCTGCCTTCGCGCTTCGGTCACGAGTTCGCGGGCGTGGTCACCGCCGTCGGGGACGGCGTGGACCGGTTCGCCGTCGGCGACCGCGTCACCGCCGCCAACACGGTGCCGTGCGGGCACTGCTGGGCGTGCATCCGCAACCGCGAAAGCCTCTGCGAGAACCTCGAATTCCTCAACGGAGCGTTCGCCGAAGAGGTCGTCATTCCGGCCGCTATCGTCGCGCGGAACACCTACCAACTGCCCGACGACCTCGACTTCGCCGACGCCGCACCGCTCGAGCCGCTGGCGACGGTGGTGCACGGCATGGCCGAGACCGGCATCGAACTCGGCGACACCGTCGTGGTGCACGGGGCCGGCCCCATCGGTCTGATGTTCGTGCGGCTCGCCACGCTGCGCGGCGCGAACGTCATCTCCGTCGACCAGTCGCCGTGGCGGCTGCAGCAGGCGCTGCTGGCCGGCGCCGTGGAAACCGTTGACCTGTCGGAGGTCTCGGACTTCGAGAACCGCGTGGCGGTGATCAAGCGGCGCACGCCGCACGGCCGCGGCGCCGACGTCGGTATCGAGGCGGTCGGCCTGCCGCAGGTGTGGGAGCAGACCGTGCGCACCCTGCGGCCCGGGGCGACGGCGGTGCTGTTCGGCGGGACGCCGAAGGGCGCCCCGTTCTCCGTCGACTCGAGCGCGATGCACTACGAGGAGTACACCCTCAAGGGCGTCTTCCACCACACCCCCAACTACGTCCGCACCGCGGTGGAGTTGTTGTCCAGCAGGAAGGTCGACGGGTCGATGCTGGTGACCGAGCGCAGGCCGCTGGAGGCGCTGGTGCCCAG